The following are encoded in a window of Ignavibacteriales bacterium genomic DNA:
- a CDS encoding Gfo/Idh/MocA family oxidoreductase, with product MEKTKVAVIGLGGIAQLVHLPILSKLMNVQISAVADRNKNQLNSVGDIFKIEKRYTDHKEMLDKEEIEAVIIATPTNTHLEIALDCLKANKHILIEKPIARSVEEAKQINAASKKYKKQVMVGMNLRYRPDAMLMKSLVNSGELGDICYIRCGWLRKQSNEQKWFINKSQSGGGVIIDLGILILDLALWILNDKKMKSVSVQKFNHNTKDVEDSAIGLIRFDDDRVISFEVSWGLHSEWDKFHLAAFGTEGTAHLNPLRAYKRMESSHIDYTVSNQSNQTNLFKKSYENELKHFIGVVRENTPVISTGDDAVSLMILLEALYKSAKLKKEINL from the coding sequence ATGGAAAAAACAAAAGTTGCCGTTATCGGTCTTGGCGGAATCGCTCAGCTAGTACATTTGCCAATATTATCAAAATTGATGAATGTTCAAATTTCAGCTGTGGCTGATAGAAATAAGAATCAACTTAATTCAGTTGGTGATATATTCAAAATTGAAAAACGCTATACTGACCATAAAGAGATGCTTGATAAAGAGGAAATCGAAGCTGTTATAATTGCAACTCCAACAAATACACATCTAGAAATAGCATTAGATTGTTTAAAAGCAAACAAACATATCTTGATAGAAAAACCGATTGCAAGAAGTGTTGAGGAAGCAAAACAAATAAATGCAGCATCAAAAAAATATAAAAAACAAGTAATGGTTGGAATGAACTTACGTTATCGTCCGGATGCTATGTTAATGAAAAGTTTAGTAAATAGCGGTGAACTGGGAGATATTTGTTATATCCGCTGCGGGTGGTTAAGAAAACAAAGCAACGAGCAAAAATGGTTTATTAATAAGAGCCAATCCGGCGGCGGCGTAATAATTGATCTTGGTATTTTAATTCTTGATTTGGCGCTCTGGATTTTGAATGATAAAAAGATGAAAAGTGTTTCCGTCCAAAAATTTAATCACAATACAAAAGATGTAGAAGATTCCGCAATCGGATTGATCCGTTTCGATGACGATCGTGTTATAAGTTTTGAAGTAAGTTGGGGGTTACATTCGGAATGGGATAAATTTCATCTTGCAGCATTTGGTACCGAGGGCACTGCTCATCTTAATCCCTTACGTGCATATAAGCGAATGGAATCAAGCCATATTGATTATACAGTTTCAAATCAATCTAATCAAACAAACCTATTTAAGAAATCTTATGAAAATGAATTAAAACATTTTATCGGCGTTGTTCGCGAAAATACTCCGGTTATTTCAACCGGAGACGATGCAGTTTCTTTGATGATTTTATTGGAAGCACTTTATAAATCGGCAAAGCTTAAGAAGGAAATAAATCTTTAA
- a CDS encoding response regulator transcription factor, with protein sequence MQTKILLVDDEKDIVEFLQYNLVQEGFKVITAFNGKEALEKISQKPDLIILDVMMPKMDGYEVCSKIRSMEEFKNTPIIFLTAKASEQDEVLGLNIGADDFIQKPISPKKLTARVKSNLRKLETSQTEISNAAEINAGPLTINKEKYSVSLAGKQIVFPKKEFEILAYLASHPGKVFHRDKILSDIWGSEIFVVERTIDVHVRKIREKLGDYADLIETIKGVGYRFKSDE encoded by the coding sequence ATGCAGACAAAGATTCTTTTAGTTGATGATGAAAAAGATATTGTAGAATTTCTTCAATATAACTTGGTCCAAGAGGGATTTAAGGTAATCACTGCCTTTAATGGTAAGGAAGCACTGGAAAAAATTTCTCAAAAACCAGATTTGATTATATTAGATGTTATGATGCCTAAGATGGACGGTTACGAAGTATGCTCTAAAATCAGAAGCATGGAGGAATTTAAAAACACGCCAATTATTTTTCTAACCGCTAAAGCAAGTGAACAAGATGAAGTACTCGGACTGAATATCGGCGCAGATGATTTTATTCAGAAACCAATCTCTCCAAAGAAATTAACAGCTCGTGTAAAATCTAACCTTCGCAAATTAGAAACCTCTCAGACTGAAATAAGTAATGCCGCAGAAATAAATGCCGGCCCCTTAACTATTAATAAAGAAAAATATTCAGTTTCACTTGCTGGGAAACAAATTGTATTTCCGAAAAAAGAATTTGAAATACTCGCTTATCTGGCATCGCATCCAGGTAAAGTTTTTCATAGGGACAAAATACTGAGTGATATTTGGGGTTCTGAAATTTTTGTTGTAGAAAGAACTATTGATGTTCATGTTAGAAAGATAAGAGAGAAACTCGGCGATTACGCAGATTTGATTGAAACAATAAAAGGCGTTGGATACCGGTTTAAAAGTGATGAGTAA
- a CDS encoding ATP-binding protein: protein MSNLKKYFFSAKRIIPSVFSVTTILIILFSFLFSLTVIQLLETILFFAILDFLLILFISKNRNDELIAIKNVIEMIRTNSFHSADEIQLGNDLKELEDGIKSMFLRTQNDITNLKRLEQVRTEFLGNVSHELRTPIFAIQGYIETLLDGAINDENVNKSFLQKANQHTINLNNLLNDLINISMIESGQMLMSFRYFNVHEFLEGIIHDQKPNAVKKNLELNLVQFNHTLQLFGDKQRLRQVMTNLIQNALKYTEIGKVDVGVIEEENHGRIFVRDTGIGISGNDIDRIFERFYRVDKDRSREMGGTGLGLAIVKHIVDAHGSKIELVSNLGKGSEFSFRLKK from the coding sequence ATGAGTAATCTCAAAAAATATTTTTTCTCCGCAAAAAGAATAATCCCGTCAGTTTTTTCTGTCACAACAATTCTAATAATTTTGTTTTCTTTTTTATTCAGCTTAACCGTAATTCAACTACTCGAAACAATTTTATTCTTTGCAATCTTAGATTTTCTATTAATTCTATTCATAAGTAAGAATAGAAATGATGAACTGATCGCGATAAAAAACGTAATTGAAATGATCCGAACAAATAGTTTTCATTCGGCTGATGAAATTCAATTAGGAAACGACTTAAAAGAATTGGAAGACGGAATCAAATCAATGTTTTTAAGGACTCAGAACGATATAACCAATCTAAAAAGATTAGAGCAGGTAAGAACTGAATTCCTGGGAAATGTTTCTCACGAACTACGCACTCCGATTTTTGCAATTCAAGGATACATAGAAACATTACTCGATGGCGCAATCAACGATGAGAATGTGAACAAATCATTTCTACAGAAAGCTAATCAGCATACAATCAATCTAAATAACCTTCTTAATGATTTGATTAACATTTCGATGATAGAATCCGGACAGATGCTTATGAGTTTTCGTTATTTCAATGTTCACGAATTTTTAGAAGGAATAATTCACGACCAAAAACCAAATGCAGTTAAGAAAAATCTTGAATTAAATCTTGTTCAGTTTAATCACACACTTCAATTGTTTGGAGATAAGCAGCGGCTCAGACAAGTGATGACTAATCTGATTCAGAATGCATTAAAATATACAGAAATAGGAAAAGTTGATGTTGGTGTTATTGAAGAAGAAAATCACGGAAGAATTTTTGTCCGTGATACTGGAATTGGAATTTCCGGTAATGATATTGATAGGATATTTGAAAGATTCTATAGAGTTGATAAAGACAGATCCAGAGAGATGGGCGGAACGGGATTAGGATTAGCCATTGTTAAACATATAGTTGATGCGCATGGTTCAAAGATTGAGTTGGTAAGTAATTTGGGAAAAGGAAGTGAGTTTTCTTTTCGTTTGAAGAAATGA
- the rplU gene encoding 50S ribosomal protein L21, whose translation MFAVVDIAGQQFKVLENNKYYVPRLDAEPNAEVTFDSVLMLGDDKSTKVGTPNIKGAKVQAKVLEHLKDEKVIVFKKKRRISYRRKNGHRQLLTRIEVTKIS comes from the coding sequence ATGTTTGCAGTTGTTGATATAGCTGGGCAGCAATTTAAGGTACTGGAAAACAATAAGTATTACGTCCCGCGCTTAGATGCTGAACCTAATGCGGAGGTTACCTTTGATTCTGTATTGATGTTAGGTGATGATAAATCTACTAAAGTTGGCACACCAAATATTAAAGGTGCAAAGGTTCAAGCAAAAGTTTTAGAACATCTTAAAGATGAAAAAGTAATTGTGTTCAAAAAGAAAAGAAGAATTTCTTATAGAAGAAAGAACGGACACAGACAACTATTAACTAGAATAGAAGTTACTAAGATTTCTTAG
- the rpmA gene encoding 50S ribosomal protein L27, producing MAHKKGQGSSRNGRDSNPQYLGVKAFGGEKVTAGSILVRQKGTNFHPGKNVKLAGDHSLFATVNGVVKFERKKNDRQFISVYEATA from the coding sequence ATGGCACATAAAAAAGGTCAAGGTTCATCTCGTAACGGTCGTGATAGTAATCCGCAATATCTTGGTGTAAAAGCTTTCGGCGGAGAAAAAGTTACTGCAGGTTCAATCCTTGTTAGACAAAAAGGGACAAACTTTCATCCCGGTAAGAATGTAAAGTTAGCCGGTGATCATTCATTGTTTGCTACTGTTAATGGAGTTGTTAAATTCGAAAGAAAAAAGAACGATAGACAATTCATCAGCGTTTACGAAGCAACAGCATAA
- the mdh gene encoding malate dehydrogenase has protein sequence MGRKKIALIGGGQIGGVLVQLIAQKQLGDVVLFDTVEDLPQGKTLDIVEASRVDLFDVNLRGTNDYKDIEGSDLVIITAGLPRKPGMSRDDLLVTNAKIMKTVAENVKQYAPNAIVIVISNPLDAMVTLFQKITGFPTKRVIGQAGVLDSSRFATFIAWELGVSVKDVNAMVMGGHGDTMVPIVRYANVNGIPVMELLERKYNDKTKAKEVMDAMVNRTKMAGGEVVKLLKTGSAFYSPASSAIAMTEAILYDEKRILPTCAFLNGEFGVKGYYVGVPTVLGANGVERIIEFKLDAEEQAALDNSVKAVKELVEAMTRLGF, from the coding sequence ATGGGAAGAAAAAAAATTGCTTTAATCGGCGGCGGACAGATTGGCGGAGTACTTGTACAATTAATCGCTCAAAAACAATTAGGTGATGTTGTTTTGTTTGATACCGTTGAAGACCTTCCGCAAGGAAAAACACTTGATATTGTTGAAGCTTCAAGAGTTGATTTGTTTGATGTTAATCTTAGAGGAACGAATGATTACAAAGATATTGAAGGATCTGATCTTGTGATTATCACCGCAGGACTTCCAAGAAAACCCGGCATGAGCCGAGATGATCTTCTTGTAACGAATGCTAAAATTATGAAGACTGTTGCCGAGAATGTAAAACAATATGCACCTAATGCAATTGTAATTGTAATTTCAAATCCTCTTGATGCAATGGTAACACTATTCCAAAAAATTACGGGATTCCCAACAAAACGCGTTATCGGTCAAGCCGGTGTTCTTGATTCATCACGCTTTGCAACTTTCATTGCTTGGGAACTTGGTGTGTCTGTTAAAGATGTTAATGCAATGGTGATGGGCGGACATGGCGATACAATGGTTCCAATCGTTCGTTATGCTAATGTAAACGGTATTCCGGTTATGGAATTGTTAGAAAGAAAATACAATGACAAAACCAAAGCAAAAGAAGTTATGGATGCAATGGTTAACAGAACAAAGATGGCTGGCGGCGAAGTTGTAAAATTATTGAAGACCGGTTCAGCTTTCTATTCTCCCGCTTCTTCTGCAATTGCTATGACTGAAGCCATCTTATATGATGAAAAAAGAATTCTTCCGACTTGTGCATTCTTAAACGGCGAGTTCGGAGTTAAAGGATATTATGTTGGCGTGCCGACTGTGCTTGGAGCTAACGGAGTTGAGAGAATTATCGAATTCAAACTTGATGCTGAAGAACAAGCTGCTCTTGATAATTCTGTTAAGGCTGTTAAAGAATTAGTTGAAGCTATGACAAGACTCGGTTTCTAA
- a CDS encoding ATP-binding protein has product MQEIIFEKEIQSDPDLLPELEELIIKLAKKYNLTDEKLNSLALSFSEAASNSIVHGNKLDVNKKVKITIKVDKDKMTVIIKDEGKGFNLDSVPDPTKPENILKDNGRGIHIMRSFLNGLRYNFTPTGTEAILEIKLK; this is encoded by the coding sequence TTGCAGGAAATAATTTTCGAGAAAGAAATCCAGAGCGATCCTGATCTTTTGCCTGAACTTGAAGAGTTAATAATTAAATTGGCAAAAAAATATAATCTAACTGACGAAAAATTAAACAGCTTAGCACTTTCTTTTTCCGAAGCTGCATCCAATAGTATTGTTCATGGAAATAAACTCGATGTTAACAAAAAAGTAAAAATCACTATCAAAGTTGATAAAGATAAAATGACCGTTATCATAAAAGATGAAGGAAAAGGTTTTAATTTAGATTCCGTACCAGATCCCACCAAACCGGAAAATATTTTAAAGGATAACGGAAGAGGAATACACATCATGCGTTCTTTTCTGAACGGTCTCAGATATAATTTTACTCCTACCGGTACAGAAGCAATTCTAGAAATTAAATTAAAGTAA